In the genome of Gadus morhua chromosome 14, gadMor3.0, whole genome shotgun sequence, one region contains:
- the katnb1 gene encoding katanin p80 WD40 repeat-containing subunit B1 isoform X1 → MAGAHATKTSWRLQEFVAHSSNVSCLALGRSSGRLLATGGEDCKVNIWGVNKSNCIMSLTGHNNPVECIQFNSSEEQVAAGSQSGSLRVWDLEAAKILRSLSGHKANITSLDFHPFGDYLASGSMDTNIKVWDVRRKGCVFTYKSHSQAVRYLAFSPDGKWLASAGDDSTIKLWDVTAGKTITEFTAHTAAVNIIQFHPNEYLLASGSSDRTIKLWDLEKFKMIGSSDVETGAVRCVVFDPDGGCLYSGASDSLRVYGWEPDRCFDVVPVGWGKVADMAICHDKLIGLSHQQTNVSSYLVDLTRVKRPGGAVVQPTEPSPKGSTLRRSYERPMTTCSGPQRVKQSSESERRSPSSEDEKEENESAAEIRNADDYHEIFQPRNAISRSPPKPGDLFPAPMEDETFIVRASSVKEAMTPMPEKQQLKKHPIAMSTPVQRVEPTVVSAPPRPTATATMTTTTTHTVARPTASDPHPPGPQSPRAPPQATTAAAKPRAPPPINIIPSSRKEPIGLNVADFRPNSFHKGPEVLGDEEAQSQIKKGHDTMCVMLSSRQKNLEAVKAVWGSGDVKNCLDMAVAMNDRSIVVDLLNIVNLKPVLWKLDLCTSILPQIEELLQSKYESYVQTGCMSLKLILKRFWPLISETLKAPPSLGVDITREERLQKCKACFKQLKNLSNVVKTKADQVGRHGSAFKELQLLLAPLDY, encoded by the exons ATGGCTGGGGCCCACGCCACCAAGACCTCCTGGAGACTGC aGGAGTTTGTGGCCCACTCCAGTAACGTGTCGTGCTTGGCTCTGGGGAGGAGCTCAGGCCGTCTGCTCGCTACTGGAGGGGAGGACTGCAAGGTCAACATCTGGGGTGTCAACAAATCAAACTGTATTATG AGCCTCACTGGCCACAACAACCCGGTGGAGTGCATCCAGTTCAACAGTTCAGAGGAGCAGGTGGCGGCTGGCTCCCAGTCCGGATCTCTGCGTGTCTGGGACTTGGAGGCCGCCAAAA TCCTGCGTTCTCTCTCGGGACACAAGGCCAATATCACCAGCCTGGACTTCCATCCGTTTGGGGATTACTTGGCCTCCGGCTCCATGGACACAAACATCAAG GTCTGGGATGTGCGAAGAAAGGGGTGTGTCTTCACGTATAAG AGCCACAGTCAGGCGGTGAGGTATCTCGCTTTCAGTCCAGACGGCAAATGGCTGGCGTCCGCTGGGGACGACAGCACTATTAAG CTATGGGACGTGACCGCGGGGAAGACCATCACGGAGTTCACCGCCCACACGGCCGCAGTCAACATCATCCAGTTCCACCCCAACGAGTACCTGCTGGCGTCGGGCAGCTCAGATAG AACCATCAAGCTGTGGGATCTGGAGAAGTTCAAGATGATCGGCTCGTCCGACGTGGAAACCGGCGCGGTCAG gtgcgTCGTCTTCGACCCTGACGGTGGCTGCCTGTACTCCGGGGCCTCCGACTCGCTGCGGGTCTACGGCTGGGAGCCCGACCGCTGCTTCGACGTGGTGCCCGTGGGCTGGGGCAAGGTGGCCGACATGGCCATCTGCCACGACAAGCTG ATCGGCCTGTCCCACCAACAGACCAACGTGTCCTCCTACCTGGTGGACCTGACCAGGGTCAAGAGGCCCGGGGGCGCCGTGGTCCAGCCCACAGAGCCCTCCCCCAAGGGGTCCACCCTGCGACGCAGCTACGAGCGACCCATGACCACCTGCAGCGGCCCTCAGAG ggtgAAGCAGAGCTCAGAGTCGGAACGACGCAGCCCCAGCAGTGAAGacgagaaggaggagaacgagTCCGCTGCCGAGATCCGGAACGCCGACGACTACCACGAGATCTTCCAGCCGAGGAACGCCATCT CGCGCTCTCCTCCCAAGCCCGGGGACCTGTTCCCTGCCCCTATGGAAGATG AGACCTTCATAGTGAGAGCCAGCTCGGTGAAGGAAGCTATGACCCCCATGCCTGAGAAGCAACAG ctaaAGAAGCACCCCATCGCCATGTCGACCCCCGTCCAGAGGGTTGAGCCCACCGTCGTCTCCGCCCCCCCGCgccccaccgccaccgccaccatgACCACGACGACCACACACACGGTCGCCCGGCCCACGGCCTCCGACCCGCACCCCCCCGGGCCCCAgtccccccgggcccccccccagGCTACCACGGCCGCCGCCAAGcccagagccccgccccccatcaACATCATCCCCTCCTCCAGGAAGGAGCCCATCGGACTCAACGTGGCGGACTTCAGAccg AACTCGTTCCACAAAGGGCCCGAGGTGCTGGGGGACGAGGAGGCACAGTCCCAGATCAAGAAGGGCCACGACACCATGTGTGTGATGCTGAGCAGCCGGCAGAAGAACCTGGAGGCCGTGAAGGCCGTGTGGGGCAGCGGTGACGTCAAG aaCTGCCTGGACATGGCGGTGGCCATGAACGACCGCTCCATCGTGGTGGACCTCCTCAACATCGTCAACCTCAAAcc GGTGCTGTGGAAGCTGGACCTGTGTACGTCCATCCTCCCCCAGATTGAAGAGCTGCTGCAAAGCAAATATGAGAG ttaCGTCCAGACGGGTTGCATGTCGCTGAAGCTGATCCTGAAGCGCTTCTGGCCGCTCATCTCGGAGACGCTGAAGGCCCCGCCCTCTCTGGGCGTCGACATCACCAGGGAGGAGCG GCTCCAGAAGTGCAAGGCGTGCTTCAAGCAGCTGAAGAACCTGAGCAACGTGGTGAAGACCAAGGCCGACCAGGTGGGTCGCCACGGCAGTGCCTTCAAAGAGCTGCAGCTCCTGCTGGCCCCGTTGGACTACTGA
- the katnb1 gene encoding katanin p80 WD40 repeat-containing subunit B1 isoform X2, whose product MAGAHATKTSWRLQEFVAHSSNVSCLALGRSSGRLLATGGEDCKVNIWGVNKSNCIMSLTGHNNPVECIQFNSSEEQVAAGSQSGSLRVWDLEAAKILRSLSGHKANITSLDFHPFGDYLASGSMDTNIKVWDVRRKGCVFTYKSHSQAVRYLAFSPDGKWLASAGDDSTIKLWDVTAGKTITEFTAHTAAVNIIQFHPNEYLLASGSSDRTIKLWDLEKFKMIGSSDVETGAVRCVVFDPDGGCLYSGASDSLRVYGWEPDRCFDVVPVGWGKVADMAICHDKLIGLSHQQTNVSSYLVDLTRVKRPGGAVVQPTEPSPKGSTLRRSYERPMTTCSGPQRVKQSSESERRSPSSEDEKEENESAAEIRNADDYHEIFQPRNAISRSPPKPGDLFPAPMEDETFIVRASSVKEAMTPMPEKQQNSFHKGPEVLGDEEAQSQIKKGHDTMCVMLSSRQKNLEAVKAVWGSGDVKNCLDMAVAMNDRSIVVDLLNIVNLKPVLWKLDLCTSILPQIEELLQSKYESYVQTGCMSLKLILKRFWPLISETLKAPPSLGVDITREERLQKCKACFKQLKNLSNVVKTKADQVGRHGSAFKELQLLLAPLDY is encoded by the exons ATGGCTGGGGCCCACGCCACCAAGACCTCCTGGAGACTGC aGGAGTTTGTGGCCCACTCCAGTAACGTGTCGTGCTTGGCTCTGGGGAGGAGCTCAGGCCGTCTGCTCGCTACTGGAGGGGAGGACTGCAAGGTCAACATCTGGGGTGTCAACAAATCAAACTGTATTATG AGCCTCACTGGCCACAACAACCCGGTGGAGTGCATCCAGTTCAACAGTTCAGAGGAGCAGGTGGCGGCTGGCTCCCAGTCCGGATCTCTGCGTGTCTGGGACTTGGAGGCCGCCAAAA TCCTGCGTTCTCTCTCGGGACACAAGGCCAATATCACCAGCCTGGACTTCCATCCGTTTGGGGATTACTTGGCCTCCGGCTCCATGGACACAAACATCAAG GTCTGGGATGTGCGAAGAAAGGGGTGTGTCTTCACGTATAAG AGCCACAGTCAGGCGGTGAGGTATCTCGCTTTCAGTCCAGACGGCAAATGGCTGGCGTCCGCTGGGGACGACAGCACTATTAAG CTATGGGACGTGACCGCGGGGAAGACCATCACGGAGTTCACCGCCCACACGGCCGCAGTCAACATCATCCAGTTCCACCCCAACGAGTACCTGCTGGCGTCGGGCAGCTCAGATAG AACCATCAAGCTGTGGGATCTGGAGAAGTTCAAGATGATCGGCTCGTCCGACGTGGAAACCGGCGCGGTCAG gtgcgTCGTCTTCGACCCTGACGGTGGCTGCCTGTACTCCGGGGCCTCCGACTCGCTGCGGGTCTACGGCTGGGAGCCCGACCGCTGCTTCGACGTGGTGCCCGTGGGCTGGGGCAAGGTGGCCGACATGGCCATCTGCCACGACAAGCTG ATCGGCCTGTCCCACCAACAGACCAACGTGTCCTCCTACCTGGTGGACCTGACCAGGGTCAAGAGGCCCGGGGGCGCCGTGGTCCAGCCCACAGAGCCCTCCCCCAAGGGGTCCACCCTGCGACGCAGCTACGAGCGACCCATGACCACCTGCAGCGGCCCTCAGAG ggtgAAGCAGAGCTCAGAGTCGGAACGACGCAGCCCCAGCAGTGAAGacgagaaggaggagaacgagTCCGCTGCCGAGATCCGGAACGCCGACGACTACCACGAGATCTTCCAGCCGAGGAACGCCATCT CGCGCTCTCCTCCCAAGCCCGGGGACCTGTTCCCTGCCCCTATGGAAGATG AGACCTTCATAGTGAGAGCCAGCTCGGTGAAGGAAGCTATGACCCCCATGCCTGAGAAGCAACAG AACTCGTTCCACAAAGGGCCCGAGGTGCTGGGGGACGAGGAGGCACAGTCCCAGATCAAGAAGGGCCACGACACCATGTGTGTGATGCTGAGCAGCCGGCAGAAGAACCTGGAGGCCGTGAAGGCCGTGTGGGGCAGCGGTGACGTCAAG aaCTGCCTGGACATGGCGGTGGCCATGAACGACCGCTCCATCGTGGTGGACCTCCTCAACATCGTCAACCTCAAAcc GGTGCTGTGGAAGCTGGACCTGTGTACGTCCATCCTCCCCCAGATTGAAGAGCTGCTGCAAAGCAAATATGAGAG ttaCGTCCAGACGGGTTGCATGTCGCTGAAGCTGATCCTGAAGCGCTTCTGGCCGCTCATCTCGGAGACGCTGAAGGCCCCGCCCTCTCTGGGCGTCGACATCACCAGGGAGGAGCG GCTCCAGAAGTGCAAGGCGTGCTTCAAGCAGCTGAAGAACCTGAGCAACGTGGTGAAGACCAAGGCCGACCAGGTGGGTCGCCACGGCAGTGCCTTCAAAGAGCTGCAGCTCCTGCTGGCCCCGTTGGACTACTGA